Proteins encoded together in one Oenanthe melanoleuca isolate GR-GAL-2019-014 chromosome 7, OMel1.0, whole genome shotgun sequence window:
- the DNAJB2 gene encoding dnaJ homolog subfamily B member 2 isoform X2: MVDYYEALGVSRNATAEDIKKAYRKAALKWHPDKNPDNKEYAEQRFKEIAEAYEVLSDKQKRDVYDRYGKDGLMGAAGPGGSRASAGAPEFTFTFRSAHDVFREFFGGRDPFAEFFDDMMPFSELRGPGPRHHGGGHFFSPFPGSSDFFASSFSSGADAGLGFRSVSTSTTFVNGRRITTKRIIENGRERVEVEEDGELKSIHIDGVPDDMALGLELSRREQQAISRPRPPSPPAPAPQQTSSSSPVCLYTDSEDEDEDLQLAMAYSLSEMEAAGHHQAGVF; encoded by the exons ATGGTCGACTACTACGAAGCGCTGGGTGTGAGCCGCAATGCCACGGCTGAGGACATCAAGAAGGC GTACAGGAAGGCTGCACTGAAATGGCACCCAGATAAAAACCCAGACAACAAGGAGTATGCTGAGCAGAGGTTCAAGGAGATCGCCGAGGCGTACGAAGTGCTGTCGGACA AGCAGAAGCGCGATGTGTATGACCGCTATGGCAAGGATGGACTCATGGGAGCAG caggaccaggaggCTCCAGGGCCAGTGCTGGGGCCCCCGAATTCACCTTCACGTTCCGCAGCGCTCACGACGTTTTCCGGGAGTTCTTTGGTGGACGAGACCCCTTTGCTGAATTCTTTG ATGACATGATGCCCTTCTCTGAGCTGCGCGGACCTGGCCCCCGGCACCATGGGGGAGGCCacttcttttcccccttcccaggATCCTCAG ATTTCTTCGCCTCATCCTTCAGCTCGGGTGCAGATGCAGGACTGGGCTTCCGCTCTGTTTCCACCTCCACCACGTTTGTTAACGGCAGGCGTATAACCACCAAGAG GATTATTGAGAACGGGCGGGAGCGGGTGGAAgtggaggaggatggggagctGAAGTCGATCCACATTGATG gtgtTCCTGATGACATGgcgctggggctggagctgagccgGCGGGAGCAGCAAGCCATCTCCAGGCCACGGCCCCCctcaccaccagcaccagccccacagcagaCCTCGAGCTCCTCACCTGTCTGCCTCTACACGGATAgcgaggatgaggatgaggacTTGCAGCTGGCCATGGCCTACAGCCTCTCTGAGATGGAAGCTGCGGGGCACCACCAAGcag GTGTGTTCTGA
- the DNAJB2 gene encoding dnaJ homolog subfamily B member 2 isoform X1 has product MVDYYEALGVSRNATAEDIKKAYRKAALKWHPDKNPDNKEYAEQRFKEIAEAYEVLSDKQKRDVYDRYGKDGLMGAAGPGGSRASAGAPEFTFTFRSAHDVFREFFGGRDPFAEFFDDMMPFSELRGPGPRHHGGGHFFSPFPGSSDFFASSFSSGADAGLGFRSVSTSTTFVNGRRITTKRIIENGRERVEVEEDGELKSIHIDGVPDDMALGLELSRREQQAISRPRPPSPPAPAPQQTSSSSPVCLYTDSEDEDEDLQLAMAYSLSEMEAAGHHQAGGHSPGSLSAPGGSHSSPSSTRRARGARGRLEQEPLGASSSATEGREPAPKVKLWHCPLL; this is encoded by the exons ATGGTCGACTACTACGAAGCGCTGGGTGTGAGCCGCAATGCCACGGCTGAGGACATCAAGAAGGC GTACAGGAAGGCTGCACTGAAATGGCACCCAGATAAAAACCCAGACAACAAGGAGTATGCTGAGCAGAGGTTCAAGGAGATCGCCGAGGCGTACGAAGTGCTGTCGGACA AGCAGAAGCGCGATGTGTATGACCGCTATGGCAAGGATGGACTCATGGGAGCAG caggaccaggaggCTCCAGGGCCAGTGCTGGGGCCCCCGAATTCACCTTCACGTTCCGCAGCGCTCACGACGTTTTCCGGGAGTTCTTTGGTGGACGAGACCCCTTTGCTGAATTCTTTG ATGACATGATGCCCTTCTCTGAGCTGCGCGGACCTGGCCCCCGGCACCATGGGGGAGGCCacttcttttcccccttcccaggATCCTCAG ATTTCTTCGCCTCATCCTTCAGCTCGGGTGCAGATGCAGGACTGGGCTTCCGCTCTGTTTCCACCTCCACCACGTTTGTTAACGGCAGGCGTATAACCACCAAGAG GATTATTGAGAACGGGCGGGAGCGGGTGGAAgtggaggaggatggggagctGAAGTCGATCCACATTGATG gtgtTCCTGATGACATGgcgctggggctggagctgagccgGCGGGAGCAGCAAGCCATCTCCAGGCCACGGCCCCCctcaccaccagcaccagccccacagcagaCCTCGAGCTCCTCACCTGTCTGCCTCTACACGGATAgcgaggatgaggatgaggacTTGCAGCTGGCCATGGCCTACAGCCTCTCTGAGATGGAAGCTGCGGGGCACCACCAAGcaggtgggcacagccccggctcccTGTCAGCACCggggggcagccacagcagcccgTCCTCCACCCGCAGAGCCCGTGGTGCCCgggggaggctggagcaggagccacTGGGGGCCAGCAGTTCTGCTACAGAGGGGCGTGAACCTGCCCCCAAAGTGAAACTGTGGCACTGCCCCCTGCTCTGA
- the DNAJB2 gene encoding dnaJ homolog subfamily B member 2 isoform X3: MVDYYEALGVSRNATAEDIKKAYRKAALKWHPDKNPDNKEYAEQRFKEIAEAYEVLSDKQKRDVYDRYGKDGLMGAGPGGSRASAGAPEFTFTFRSAHDVFREFFGGRDPFAEFFDDMMPFSELRGPGPRHHGGGHFFSPFPGSSDFFASSFSSGADAGLGFRSVSTSTTFVNGRRITTKRIIENGRERVEVEEDGELKSIHIDGVPDDMALGLELSRREQQAISRPRPPSPPAPAPQQTSSSSPVCLYTDSEDEDEDLQLAMAYSLSEMEAAGHHQAGVF, from the exons ATGGTCGACTACTACGAAGCGCTGGGTGTGAGCCGCAATGCCACGGCTGAGGACATCAAGAAGGC GTACAGGAAGGCTGCACTGAAATGGCACCCAGATAAAAACCCAGACAACAAGGAGTATGCTGAGCAGAGGTTCAAGGAGATCGCCGAGGCGTACGAAGTGCTGTCGGACA AGCAGAAGCGCGATGTGTATGACCGCTATGGCAAGGATGGACTCATGGGAGCAG gaccaggaggCTCCAGGGCCAGTGCTGGGGCCCCCGAATTCACCTTCACGTTCCGCAGCGCTCACGACGTTTTCCGGGAGTTCTTTGGTGGACGAGACCCCTTTGCTGAATTCTTTG ATGACATGATGCCCTTCTCTGAGCTGCGCGGACCTGGCCCCCGGCACCATGGGGGAGGCCacttcttttcccccttcccaggATCCTCAG ATTTCTTCGCCTCATCCTTCAGCTCGGGTGCAGATGCAGGACTGGGCTTCCGCTCTGTTTCCACCTCCACCACGTTTGTTAACGGCAGGCGTATAACCACCAAGAG GATTATTGAGAACGGGCGGGAGCGGGTGGAAgtggaggaggatggggagctGAAGTCGATCCACATTGATG gtgtTCCTGATGACATGgcgctggggctggagctgagccgGCGGGAGCAGCAAGCCATCTCCAGGCCACGGCCCCCctcaccaccagcaccagccccacagcagaCCTCGAGCTCCTCACCTGTCTGCCTCTACACGGATAgcgaggatgaggatgaggacTTGCAGCTGGCCATGGCCTACAGCCTCTCTGAGATGGAAGCTGCGGGGCACCACCAAGcag GTGTGTTCTGA